One uncultured Carboxylicivirga sp. genomic window, TGTCTCCCTTTTCGTATAAACCATCGGTAATGTGTCTTCTTAATTGTTCGTATAAAATTTTATATGGAGGCAGACTTTTCTTATTCGTCATCTTGTGAATTTTTTGTAAAGATAAGTTGTTTTAAATGTATATACAAGTAACTTGTAAAAGGTTATAAATAACAATAAAACAATGCATTAAGTAAAAATACTATATTAACTTGTATATACAAGTTGTGATAAATAGATTTGTAAAAAAACTAAACTAAATCATGGCTAACGCAATTATAATGCCTCGTCAGGGGCAATCAGTCGAATCCTGCATTTTTACCCAATGGTATAAGAGTGTGGGCGACGAAGTAAAATCAGGTGATATTCTTTTTGCCTACGAAACCGACAAAGCATCATTTGAGCAGGAAGCAGAAGCCGATGGTATTCTGTTGGCTGTATTTTGTGAAGAAGGAGATGAAATTCCGGTTTTGCAAAATATTGGTGTTATTGGGCAGGCAGGCGAAAATATTGATGAATTTAAATCCGGTGGAGCAGAAGAAGCTCCCAAAACAGAAGCTGTTAAGGAAGTGGCTGTTGAAGGCGCAGCTGAACCTGTTGCTGAAGTTGTTTTAAAGGAAAGAGCTGAAGGCGAGAAGTTGAAAATTTCACCCCGGGCAAAAAAAATGGCCGAAGAAAAAGCGGTTCCTTATGCAAGTCTGGAAGGCTCAGGACCGGAAGGCCGAATTATTGTAAGGGATGTGGAAGCTTATCTGGCTTCAACGCCTAAAACAACACCTTTGGCTAAAGAAGTGATTAGACAGGAAGGACTTCAGCCTGCTGCAACTGGTACTGGATTAGATGGAACTGTTAAGGCAGCTGATCTTACTACAGCTAATCCTGTTTACAGTGGCGATTTTGAGATTAAGAAATTGCCAAATATTCGTAAACTGATTGCAAAGGCTATGCATGCCTCCTTGCAAAATTCGGCTCAGCTGACTCACCATTTAGGTGCAGATGCCCGTCGCTTGCAGGCATTACGTAAGCAGGTAAAAGCAAAAGAAGGTGCGCCAAATATTACTATTAATGATATGGTTTGCTTCGCCGTAATCAAGGCATTGAAGCAATTTCCTGATGCGAATGCTCACTTCCTGGGGGATAGTGTAAAATATTTCAATAAGGTTCATCTGGGACTGGCTGTTGATACGGATCGTGGCTTGATGGTTCCGGTGATTAA contains:
- a CDS encoding dihydrolipoamide acetyltransferase family protein is translated as MANAIIMPRQGQSVESCIFTQWYKSVGDEVKSGDILFAYETDKASFEQEAEADGILLAVFCEEGDEIPVLQNIGVIGQAGENIDEFKSGGAEEAPKTEAVKEVAVEGAAEPVAEVVLKERAEGEKLKISPRAKKMAEEKAVPYASLEGSGPEGRIIVRDVEAYLASTPKTTPLAKEVIRQEGLQPAATGTGLDGTVKAADLTTANPVYSGDFEIKKLPNIRKLIAKAMHASLQNSAQLTHHLGADARRLQALRKQVKAKEGAPNITINDMVCFAVIKALKQFPDANAHFLGDSVKYFNKVHLGLAVDTDRGLMVPVIKNADDLSITGLSNQFKEVAEACRKGSVAPELLSSEAASFTVSNLGNYGVEMFTPVINLPQVAILGVNTIVPRPADLGGGVYGFVPYMGLSLTYDHQAIDGGLATRFLKQIAIEIENLTIDF